One genomic region from Spirosoma sp. KCTC 42546 encodes:
- the rnc gene encoding ribonuclease III, which yields MQLALPRSLFNPLEWFRSGNSDPRKNLRRSIAHIIGARPSNLGLYQLALRHTSASKATAIEGFRESNERLEYLGDAVLGMVIAEFLFKKYPYKDEGFLTEIRSRIVNRETLNGIARKIGLDQLIEYDGSRTRSLPARTSMYGDALEALVGAVYLDKGFRFSRQFILKDLLSHYDIESVVQNNGNYKSRLIEWAQREGKEIRFEIVSEKGNSHFREFIAQVLVDDEAFATGSGYSKKKAEQAAAEKAFELLALK from the coding sequence GTGCAACTCGCTCTGCCCCGTAGTTTATTCAATCCACTAGAGTGGTTTCGGTCTGGCAACAGCGATCCGCGCAAAAATCTGCGTCGCTCAATTGCCCATATCATTGGTGCCCGACCATCAAATCTAGGGCTGTACCAATTGGCACTACGGCACACGTCAGCGTCAAAAGCAACCGCTATTGAAGGATTTCGGGAATCGAACGAACGGCTCGAATATTTAGGTGATGCCGTACTGGGCATGGTTATTGCCGAGTTTCTCTTCAAAAAATACCCCTACAAAGACGAAGGTTTCTTAACCGAAATTCGCTCCCGAATTGTAAATCGGGAAACACTAAACGGCATTGCCCGTAAAATTGGCCTCGATCAGTTGATTGAATACGACGGAAGCCGGACACGTAGCTTACCCGCCCGCACCTCTATGTATGGCGATGCGCTCGAAGCCTTAGTGGGAGCCGTGTATTTAGATAAAGGATTTCGGTTCTCGCGTCAATTTATCCTAAAAGACCTGCTCTCGCACTATGATATCGAATCGGTCGTGCAGAACAATGGTAACTACAAAAGCCGCCTGATTGAGTGGGCGCAACGGGAGGGCAAAGAAATTCGCTTTGAGATCGTTTCGGAAAAAGGTAATAGCCACTTCCGTGAGTTTATTGCCCAGGTACTTGTCGATGATGAAGCATTCGCTACCGGTAGCGGCTACAGCAAGAAAAAAGCCGAACAGGCTGCCGCCGAAAAGGCATTTGAACTCCTAGCCCTTAAGTAA
- the fabF gene encoding beta-ketoacyl-ACP synthase II gives MTFKRVVVTGLGALTPIGNDVPTYWNNLAAGVSGAGPITKFDASKFRTQFACEVKGLDVTQFIPRQEARKMDAFTHYALIATEEAVRDANLNLDTLDKNKVGVIWGSGIGGLKSFEDEMIGYAQGDGTPRINPFFIVRMIADSASGQISMRYGFRGTNYVTVSACASTNNAIIDALNYIRLGRLKMCVVGGSEAAVTKAGIGGFNANRALSERNDSPETASRPYDKDRDGFVLGEGAGAIILEEYEHALERGAKIYAELIGGGMSSDAYHITAPHPDGLGAFLAMEDALNDAGIAPTDIDYINTHGTSTPIGDPQELKAIHQLFGEHSFKLNISSTKSMTGHLLGAAGAVEAIACLKAMEHQLVPPTINHFTDDEEIDPRFNLTFNTAQERSITTVMSNAFGFGGHNAIIIFRKLS, from the coding sequence ATGACATTCAAACGAGTAGTAGTGACCGGCCTCGGTGCGTTGACACCCATTGGCAATGATGTACCCACCTATTGGAACAACTTAGCCGCCGGTGTAAGCGGGGCCGGTCCCATTACGAAGTTTGACGCCAGCAAGTTTCGTACGCAGTTCGCTTGTGAAGTAAAGGGTCTGGATGTCACGCAGTTTATTCCTCGGCAGGAAGCTCGTAAGATGGACGCGTTTACCCATTATGCGCTTATTGCTACCGAAGAAGCCGTTCGTGATGCCAATCTGAACCTCGACACGCTCGACAAAAACAAAGTTGGTGTTATTTGGGGTTCGGGTATTGGCGGTCTCAAATCGTTCGAGGACGAAATGATCGGCTACGCCCAAGGCGACGGCACACCTCGTATCAATCCGTTCTTTATTGTTCGCATGATCGCCGACAGTGCTTCGGGGCAGATTTCGATGCGCTACGGGTTTCGGGGTACAAACTACGTAACTGTTTCAGCCTGTGCCTCAACCAACAACGCAATCATTGATGCCCTGAACTACATTCGTTTGGGTCGGTTGAAAATGTGCGTTGTGGGTGGTTCCGAAGCGGCTGTGACTAAAGCGGGTATTGGTGGTTTCAATGCCAACCGAGCCTTATCAGAACGCAACGACTCTCCTGAAACGGCTTCTCGGCCTTATGACAAGGATCGGGATGGGTTTGTGTTAGGTGAAGGGGCTGGAGCAATTATTCTGGAAGAATATGAGCATGCTCTGGAGCGCGGAGCCAAAATTTATGCCGAATTAATTGGCGGTGGCATGTCTTCTGATGCGTATCACATCACAGCGCCACACCCCGATGGCTTAGGTGCCTTTTTGGCCATGGAAGACGCGCTCAATGATGCAGGTATTGCGCCTACCGATATTGATTACATTAATACCCACGGCACCTCAACACCAATTGGTGACCCACAGGAACTGAAAGCGATCCATCAATTATTTGGAGAGCATTCATTCAAGCTAAATATCAGCTCAACCAAGTCTATGACTGGTCATTTGCTGGGGGCAGCGGGTGCCGTTGAAGCGATTGCCTGTTTAAAAGCGATGGAACATCAACTGGTTCCTCCAACAATCAATCATTTCACTGACGATGAAGAAATTGACCCACGCTTTAATTTAACGTTCAATACGGCTCAGGAGCGATCTATAACAACCGTGATGAGCAATGCGTTTGGGTTTGGAGGACATAATGCCATCATCATTTTCCGTAAACTTAGCTGA
- a CDS encoding acyl carrier protein, producing MSDIAQKVKNIIVEKLGVEESEVTPEASFTNDLGADSLDTVELIMEFEKEFNLPIPDDEAEKISTVGLAIEYLEKHIGK from the coding sequence ATGTCGGACATTGCACAAAAAGTTAAGAATATCATTGTTGAGAAACTGGGTGTTGAAGAGTCAGAAGTGACGCCAGAAGCAAGCTTTACCAACGATCTGGGTGCCGATTCGCTCGATACAGTTGAGCTAATCATGGAATTTGAAAAAGAATTCAATTTGCCAATTCCTGACGACGAGGCTGAAAAAATCTCTACCGTTGGTTTGGCCATCGAATACCTGGAAAAACACATCGGGAAGTAA
- a CDS encoding TIGR01459 family HAD-type hydrolase, with the protein MQLADFKTVAENYKVIFFDAFGVLKNSEGLLPGIEKTFDWLRETGRDYYVLTNDASRGPHELAESYYRQGFYAINPERIISSGMLAREYLDLKVHNGTVAYLGTEKSAHYLETTGLKTLPISQVDLKDVADINALVLLDDEGFDWNTDLTKTVNLLRKRNIPVIVANTDNTYPVSKTRIAIAIGAIAKMIENIVGKQFIRFGKPDAQLFMFAYERLENAAHISKRDILMVGDTLRTDILGGNKFGLDTALVLTGNTQPQDAEVLIRSTGIIPTYVCKSVVIR; encoded by the coding sequence ATGCAACTTGCCGATTTCAAAACCGTAGCAGAAAACTATAAAGTCATTTTCTTCGATGCATTTGGTGTCCTGAAAAACTCAGAAGGTCTTTTGCCAGGTATTGAAAAAACGTTCGACTGGCTTCGGGAAACGGGTAGAGATTATTACGTCCTGACCAACGATGCCTCCCGTGGGCCGCATGAACTAGCCGAGTCTTATTATCGACAGGGATTCTATGCCATTAACCCAGAGCGTATTATTTCGTCAGGAATGTTGGCTCGGGAATATTTGGATTTGAAAGTACACAATGGCACAGTAGCCTACTTAGGCACTGAAAAATCCGCTCATTACCTTGAAACGACTGGCCTTAAAACGCTTCCCATCAGTCAGGTAGATCTAAAAGATGTAGCCGACATAAACGCCTTAGTCCTGCTGGACGATGAGGGTTTTGACTGGAATACAGATTTAACCAAGACGGTGAATTTGCTTAGAAAACGTAATATCCCAGTTATTGTCGCCAATACCGATAACACCTATCCTGTTTCAAAAACCCGTATTGCTATTGCCATAGGTGCTATTGCCAAAATGATTGAAAACATAGTAGGTAAGCAATTCATTCGTTTCGGGAAGCCCGATGCCCAGTTGTTTATGTTTGCCTATGAGCGACTCGAAAATGCAGCTCATATCAGCAAACGGGATATTTTGATGGTAGGTGATACCTTACGAACTGATATTCTGGGCGGTAACAAATTTGGCTTAGATACTGCCCTTGTATTAACGGGTAACACCCAACCTCAAGATGCCGAAGTGTTAATTCGAAGCACGGGTATTATTCCGACTTATGTCTGTAAGTCGGTTGTGATTCGCTAG
- a CDS encoding periplasmic heavy metal sensor gives MERTKLLTIAVIGLFLLNLITIGFLLLKPNRPPHPGGPGGAEEPATVIIGRLRFDAGQQKVYRGLITNHQEQTRALNEEMVQLYRDYYGLLAMSPPDSARANTLSQQIANNQRAQAQLNFTHFKQIKALCRPDQQGDFTELAKDLARLFGRQQRPPRRSPDGPPEGRPDESPENLPPHP, from the coding sequence ATGGAGCGGACAAAACTACTAACGATTGCCGTTATCGGCCTTTTTCTGCTCAATCTTATAACGATCGGTTTTCTGTTACTCAAACCTAATCGGCCACCTCATCCTGGTGGCCCTGGCGGTGCAGAAGAACCCGCTACGGTAATTATCGGGCGCCTTCGCTTCGACGCAGGTCAGCAAAAGGTATATCGTGGATTAATAACGAACCATCAGGAACAAACCCGAGCACTCAATGAGGAAATGGTGCAGTTGTATCGCGATTATTATGGCTTATTGGCAATGAGTCCGCCAGATTCAGCACGGGCGAATACATTAAGTCAGCAGATTGCGAATAATCAGCGAGCACAGGCGCAGCTCAATTTCACTCATTTCAAGCAAATCAAAGCCCTTTGCCGGCCTGACCAACAGGGTGATTTCACCGAATTGGCCAAGGATTTGGCCCGTTTATTTGGTCGTCAGCAACGCCCCCCAAGGCGGAGTCCAGATGGACCACCCGAAGGTCGCCCAGATGAATCACCTGAGAATTTACCACCCCATCCCTAG
- a CDS encoding RNA polymerase sigma factor, protein MMTNLYDLPLLLREIQKGSESAFREFYDQTKSRVFTLALGYVRNREDAEEITQDVFVEVFRSAGTFKGDASVTTWLYRIAVNKSLDFLKHQKRQKRFAFFTSLFDTSTGELLHQPTDFFHPGIALENQEQAAILFRAVGKLPDKQKTAYLLTKVEGLNNIETAGVMAVSVGAVESLLQRATENLKKQLAGLYKTLQNP, encoded by the coding sequence ATGATGACTAATTTGTACGACTTGCCATTATTACTCAGGGAGATTCAGAAAGGCAGCGAATCAGCCTTCAGGGAATTCTATGACCAAACCAAAAGTCGCGTATTTACGCTAGCCCTGGGCTACGTCCGTAATCGGGAAGATGCGGAAGAAATCACGCAGGACGTATTTGTAGAGGTGTTTCGGTCGGCAGGCACATTCAAAGGCGACGCTAGCGTAACAACCTGGCTCTACCGCATTGCCGTCAATAAATCGCTGGATTTTTTGAAACACCAGAAACGGCAAAAGCGGTTTGCTTTCTTTACCAGCCTGTTCGACACGTCTACCGGCGAACTCCTCCACCAACCCACCGACTTTTTCCATCCTGGTATTGCGCTCGAAAACCAGGAACAGGCTGCTATCCTCTTCCGAGCGGTTGGCAAACTCCCCGATAAGCAAAAGACAGCCTATCTACTAACAAAGGTCGAGGGATTGAACAATATTGAAACAGCTGGCGTAATGGCTGTAAGTGTTGGGGCCGTTGAATCACTTTTGCAACGGGCTACCGAAAATTTAAAAAAACAATTAGCTGGTTTATATAAAACTCTACAGAATCCGTAG
- a CDS encoding glutamine synthetase family protein encodes MNQQDIIDFINQSDSPKIKYAFTDIDGVLRGKIIHRQKFLDGLTDGFGFCDVVWGWDSSDTPYDNGKTTGWQSGYPDAPVRLDVSTFRQLPWEDNIPFFLADFSPASNAEPSNYALAACPRSLLKRIASQCQELGFHAEFAQEFEWFNFRETPQSLLEKDFRKLEPLTPGMFGYSILRPSIESAFYHDLFDLLAQFDIPLEGLHTETGPGVYEAAIMHDEVVRAADKATLFKTAVKEIAYRHGVVATFMAKWNAELPGCSGHIHQSLWNPEQTQNLFYDPAKPNNMSELMRQFIAGQLYCLPHITPMFAPTINSYKRLVEGAWAPTTLTWSVDNRTTALRVLNHKEAYTRVEHRVSGSDTNPYLAIAASLASGLYGIRHKLTLDIPASVGNGYADKRNGILPTNLDEATRAMANSPVAAELFGPEFVDHFTRTRDWEWRQYIRQVSDWELKRYFEII; translated from the coding sequence ATGAATCAGCAAGACATTATCGACTTCATCAATCAAAGCGACAGTCCCAAAATTAAATATGCCTTTACCGATATTGATGGAGTCCTGCGCGGAAAGATCATTCACCGACAGAAATTCCTGGATGGATTAACCGATGGCTTCGGTTTTTGTGACGTTGTTTGGGGGTGGGATTCCTCCGATACACCTTACGATAATGGCAAAACAACGGGCTGGCAGTCGGGCTATCCTGACGCGCCCGTCAGGCTTGATGTTTCCACCTTTCGTCAGCTTCCCTGGGAAGATAACATTCCCTTTTTTCTGGCTGATTTTAGTCCTGCCTCAAATGCCGAACCAAGCAATTACGCCTTAGCCGCTTGCCCACGCAGCCTGCTCAAACGCATTGCCAGCCAGTGTCAGGAACTGGGCTTTCATGCTGAATTTGCGCAGGAATTCGAGTGGTTCAATTTTCGCGAAACGCCCCAAAGTCTGCTAGAAAAAGACTTTCGTAAGCTGGAGCCGCTAACGCCCGGCATGTTCGGGTATTCTATCCTACGCCCTTCCATCGAAAGTGCCTTTTACCACGATCTATTCGATTTGCTGGCTCAGTTCGATATACCGCTCGAAGGTCTTCATACCGAAACCGGGCCGGGGGTGTATGAAGCAGCAATCATGCATGATGAGGTTGTCCGGGCGGCTGATAAGGCAACTTTGTTTAAAACAGCCGTGAAGGAAATTGCCTATCGACACGGGGTCGTGGCTACATTCATGGCCAAATGGAATGCTGAACTACCCGGTTGTAGCGGTCATATTCACCAAAGTCTCTGGAATCCAGAACAGACGCAGAATCTGTTTTACGATCCAGCTAAGCCTAATAACATGAGCGAGTTGATGCGTCAGTTCATAGCTGGCCAGCTCTACTGTTTACCGCACATTACGCCGATGTTCGCGCCGACGATTAATAGCTATAAACGCCTGGTTGAAGGTGCCTGGGCACCTACTACCTTAACCTGGTCAGTAGATAATCGCACAACTGCCCTTCGCGTGTTGAACCATAAAGAAGCCTATACACGAGTGGAACACCGCGTATCGGGGTCGGACACAAATCCTTATCTGGCGATAGCTGCATCGTTGGCTTCGGGCTTATACGGTATTCGGCATAAACTAACGCTCGATATCCCGGCTTCGGTTGGGAATGGGTACGCCGATAAGCGCAACGGAATTTTACCAACAAATCTGGATGAAGCCACACGGGCAATGGCCAATTCGCCAGTAGCCGCCGAACTGTTTGGCCCTGAATTTGTTGACCATTTCACGCGCACCCGCGATTGGGAATGGCGACAATACATTCGTCAGGTTAGCGACTGGGAACTGAAACGATATTTTGAAATTATTTAA
- the nadB gene encoding L-aspartate oxidase codes for MPHQFDFLVIGSGIAGLSYATKLAMHFEKLQQNVKIGVITKVQAEETNTKYAQGGIAAVWSEGDSFEKHIDDTMVAGDFLSDRHIVEIVVREAPGRIQELIDYGTRFDKEHGGTDYDLAKEGGHSDFRILHFKDITGAEIERALLEKANSLKSIEIFTHFYAVELITRHQLGETVHRYDADNKCFGAYVLNTRTGEVEQFLAKTTLLATGGIGNIYQNTTNPNIATGDGIAMAYRAKGIGKDMEFIQFHPTALYEPGKKPNFLISEAVRGFGGVLRTRKGETFMENYDPRLSLAPRDIVARAIDSEMKKAGDPHVYLDVTHCDYERFVEHFPNITAYCRDHLGLDLRKDYIPVVPAQHYLCGGVRVNEWGQTNIQFLYAVGECSCTGLHGANRLASNSLLEAVVFGHRAYEKTVELLDQAVMPENIPAWNDAGTTHPEELVLVTEMKKELESIMSNYVGIVRTNRRLKRAMDRLELIYLEHEELYRQSKVSVPICELRNMIEVAYLVIKMAMARRENSGLHFNLDNVK; via the coding sequence ATGCCCCATCAATTCGATTTTCTGGTTATCGGCTCCGGCATTGCGGGCCTGAGTTACGCCACCAAGCTGGCGATGCATTTTGAGAAACTACAACAGAATGTAAAAATTGGTGTAATCACCAAAGTGCAGGCCGAAGAAACCAACACCAAATACGCTCAGGGCGGTATTGCAGCGGTCTGGTCGGAAGGTGATTCATTTGAAAAACATATCGATGATACAATGGTAGCAGGCGACTTCCTGAGCGACCGTCATATTGTCGAAATCGTTGTGCGCGAGGCCCCCGGTCGTATTCAGGAGTTGATTGACTACGGCACCCGTTTCGATAAGGAACATGGTGGTACCGATTATGACCTTGCGAAAGAAGGCGGCCACTCCGATTTCCGGATTCTGCACTTTAAAGACATAACTGGGGCCGAAATTGAACGGGCGTTACTCGAAAAGGCAAACTCGCTGAAATCTATTGAGATTTTTACGCATTTCTACGCTGTTGAACTCATCACGCGTCACCAACTCGGCGAAACTGTTCACCGATACGACGCTGATAATAAGTGCTTTGGAGCTTATGTACTGAATACCCGAACAGGTGAGGTTGAGCAGTTTTTAGCCAAAACGACACTGCTGGCAACGGGGGGAATTGGGAACATCTACCAAAATACAACCAACCCGAACATTGCTACCGGCGACGGCATTGCGATGGCATACCGAGCTAAGGGTATAGGGAAAGATATGGAGTTCATCCAGTTCCACCCAACGGCGCTGTATGAGCCAGGCAAAAAGCCCAACTTCCTGATTTCAGAAGCGGTACGCGGATTTGGGGGTGTACTCCGTACGCGCAAAGGTGAGACGTTCATGGAAAACTACGACCCCCGCCTATCGCTGGCCCCGCGCGACATTGTGGCCCGCGCCATCGACTCCGAAATGAAAAAAGCGGGCGATCCCCACGTTTACTTAGACGTGACCCATTGTGATTATGAACGTTTTGTCGAACACTTTCCAAACATAACCGCTTACTGTCGCGATCATTTAGGCCTGGATTTACGAAAAGATTATATTCCAGTTGTGCCTGCCCAACACTACCTCTGCGGAGGTGTTCGGGTAAACGAGTGGGGCCAAACGAATATTCAGTTCCTGTACGCGGTCGGCGAATGTTCCTGTACGGGTCTGCACGGAGCCAATCGGCTAGCGTCCAATTCACTCCTCGAAGCTGTTGTATTTGGCCATCGTGCCTACGAGAAAACGGTTGAGCTACTCGATCAGGCCGTGATGCCCGAGAACATTCCAGCCTGGAACGATGCAGGCACCACTCACCCCGAAGAGTTGGTTCTGGTAACCGAAATGAAGAAAGAACTGGAGTCGATCATGTCGAACTACGTCGGTATTGTACGTACGAACCGGCGTTTGAAGCGGGCAATGGACCGGCTTGAATTGATTTATTTAGAACACGAAGAACTCTATCGCCAGTCGAAAGTATCGGTTCCCATTTGCGAACTCCGCAACATGATTGAAGTTGCTTATCTGGTGATTAAGATGGCTATGGCCCGGCGGGAGAACAGCGGCCTGCATTTTAATCTGGATAATGTAAAGTAG
- the nadA gene encoding quinolinate synthase NadA: MEALLEEVQRVGYVNKPVAEDIDLVAEINRLKKEKNAVILAHYYVDGAIQDIADYIGDSLGLSQQAAATPADMIVFCGVHFMGETAKVLSPEKKVVIPDLNAGCSLADSAPADKFAEFKAQYPDHIVLSYINCSAEIKALSDIIVTSSNALKIVESLPKDQKIIFAPDANLGRFVSKKTGRDMVLWDGACIVHIDISLEKLHKLRIEYPEAKFIAHPECQEHILSEADYVGSTTALLKYVVDSPEQTFIVGTEAGILHKMKQAVPHKKIIPAPASQNNTCACSECPYMKMNTMEKVYNAMLYEQPEIIVPEDVRLKAYESVARMLELSK, translated from the coding sequence ATGGAAGCACTCCTGGAAGAAGTTCAACGCGTTGGTTATGTCAATAAACCAGTCGCTGAAGACATAGATTTAGTGGCCGAAATTAACAGGCTGAAAAAAGAAAAAAATGCGGTTATCCTGGCTCACTATTATGTAGATGGAGCCATTCAGGACATTGCCGATTACATTGGCGACAGTCTGGGGTTGTCGCAGCAGGCAGCCGCTACCCCCGCCGATATGATTGTGTTCTGCGGGGTACATTTTATGGGCGAAACGGCAAAAGTACTTTCACCCGAGAAAAAGGTAGTTATTCCCGACCTGAATGCGGGTTGTTCACTCGCAGACTCAGCCCCGGCCGATAAATTCGCGGAATTCAAAGCGCAGTATCCCGATCATATCGTCCTGTCGTATATTAATTGCTCGGCTGAAATCAAGGCGCTGTCTGATATTATTGTTACCTCGTCGAACGCGCTGAAGATCGTTGAAAGCCTGCCGAAGGATCAGAAAATCATCTTCGCCCCGGATGCGAACCTTGGCCGTTTCGTTTCGAAGAAAACCGGTCGTGACATGGTACTGTGGGATGGTGCCTGCATTGTCCACATCGATATTTCGCTGGAAAAGCTGCACAAACTACGAATTGAGTACCCCGAAGCCAAGTTCATTGCCCATCCCGAATGCCAGGAGCATATTTTAAGTGAAGCCGATTATGTGGGTTCTACAACCGCGTTGCTCAAATATGTAGTCGATAGTCCCGAGCAGACGTTTATCGTTGGTACCGAAGCGGGTATTCTGCACAAGATGAAGCAGGCCGTTCCGCACAAGAAAATAATTCCAGCGCCCGCTAGTCAGAATAATACCTGCGCCTGCTCAGAGTGTCCGTACATGAAAATGAATACGATGGAGAAGGTATATAACGCCATGCTCTACGAACAACCGGAGATTATTGTACCGGAAGATGTGCGATTGAAGGCCTATGAATCTGTGGCGAGAATGCTGGAATTGAGCAAGTAA
- a CDS encoding ferredoxin--NADP reductase has product MTDDFLQLRIIRIVPETAEANSYFLEPLDEQPVSYTAGQFLTVILLHNGHEVRRSYSISSIPAEALRITIKRVQNGEISRFLLDTLRVGDILTSLHPAGRFTFDEHEAGDVVLLGAGSGITPLFALAKQVLLTTSTRSLTLLYSSPNERTIIFREELDELQRQFPDRFRILYLLSNPAEDWNGLRGRLNNVMLERLLPTLVGASDPESVHFYICGPGDYMRMAQFTLVFSGFRLDQIRRENFVVEPVVLTPPPTSAQDRSVLLRFKGREVEIQVPAYKSILQAALDEGIHLPYSCRGGRCSTCVARCVSGSIHMTINDVLTERDLAEGWVLTCTGYPESDGVVIDV; this is encoded by the coding sequence ATGACCGACGATTTTCTTCAGCTACGCATTATTCGCATTGTTCCTGAAACCGCCGAAGCCAATAGCTATTTTCTCGAACCGCTGGATGAACAACCCGTTTCCTACACTGCCGGACAGTTTCTGACCGTAATCCTGTTGCATAACGGGCATGAAGTTCGCCGATCTTACTCCATTAGTTCTATTCCTGCAGAAGCCCTCCGTATCACCATTAAGCGGGTTCAAAATGGGGAGATTTCCCGCTTCCTGCTTGATACCTTACGCGTTGGAGATATTCTGACCAGCTTACATCCTGCCGGGCGATTTACATTCGATGAACATGAGGCTGGTGATGTCGTGCTTTTGGGGGCTGGGAGTGGGATAACTCCTTTGTTTGCGCTGGCGAAGCAGGTTTTATTGACAACCTCTACTCGTAGCTTAACCTTACTTTATAGTAGCCCCAATGAGCGGACTATTATTTTCCGGGAAGAGCTAGATGAACTGCAACGCCAATTTCCTGATCGCTTTCGGATTTTGTATTTACTAAGTAATCCGGCTGAAGATTGGAATGGCTTGCGGGGGCGGCTAAATAACGTGATGCTCGAACGGCTGCTACCGACGTTGGTGGGCGCATCAGATCCGGAATCAGTCCATTTTTATATCTGCGGACCGGGAGATTATATGCGCATGGCACAATTTACACTAGTGTTCAGCGGATTTCGACTCGACCAGATTCGGCGGGAGAATTTTGTGGTCGAGCCTGTTGTGTTAACCCCACCACCGACTTCTGCGCAGGATCGAAGTGTGCTGCTCCGTTTTAAAGGTCGTGAGGTCGAAATTCAGGTGCCAGCCTATAAATCCATTTTGCAGGCGGCATTGGACGAAGGCATCCATTTACCGTACAGTTGCCGGGGTGGACGATGCTCTACCTGTGTGGCCCGTTGCGTATCAGGTAGTATCCATATGACAATCAATGACGTGTTAACCGAGCGAGACCTTGCCGAAGGCTGGGTACTTACCTGTACGGGCTACCCGGAAAGCGATGGAGTAGTGATTGATGTGTAA
- the udk gene encoding uridine kinase — protein MATKPFIVGITGGSASGKTSFLKGVLSAFSDDQICLISQDNYYLSRDVIPVDDQGIHNFDLPETIDHHLYAKHIGQLHNGEIVTQKEYTFNNPAIVPRMLTFKPAPIIIVEGIFVFHFRELADQMDLKIFIDAKNSIKLERRVKRDAEERGYDLDDVMYRWKYHVKPTYRQFIKPYRAEADIVIPNNHHYQRGLDVVIEFLKTKV, from the coding sequence ATGGCTACCAAACCGTTTATCGTCGGTATTACCGGCGGCAGTGCTTCGGGTAAAACGTCTTTTTTGAAAGGCGTCCTGAGTGCCTTCTCCGACGATCAGATCTGCCTGATTTCGCAGGATAATTATTACCTCAGCCGCGACGTAATTCCAGTGGATGACCAGGGTATTCATAACTTCGATTTACCCGAAACCATTGACCATCATCTCTACGCTAAACATATCGGGCAACTCCATAATGGGGAGATTGTTACGCAAAAAGAGTACACGTTCAATAATCCGGCCATTGTACCCAGGATGTTGACGTTTAAGCCTGCACCAATCATCATTGTTGAAGGAATTTTCGTTTTTCACTTCCGGGAGTTGGCCGATCAGATGGATCTGAAAATTTTCATCGACGCCAAGAATAGCATCAAACTCGAACGACGGGTTAAGCGCGATGCCGAAGAACGTGGTTATGATCTGGATGATGTGATGTATCGCTGGAAATACCACGTCAAGCCAACCTACCGGCAGTTTATCAAACCCTACCGTGCCGAAGCCGATATTGTAATTCCGAATAACCATCACTACCAGAGAGGTCTGGATGTAGTTATTGAGTTTTTGAAGACTAAGGTGTAA
- the atpC gene encoding ATP synthase F1 subunit epsilon — MTLDIITPDRKVFSGEASAVTFPGSEGQFQVLNNHAPLVSTLDKGKLIVQTASGEQTFIVDGGVVEVLQNKVLVLAEAVVV, encoded by the coding sequence ATGACATTAGATATTATCACTCCCGACCGTAAGGTTTTTTCTGGCGAAGCCAGTGCGGTTACGTTTCCAGGTAGCGAAGGACAGTTTCAGGTTCTGAACAACCACGCACCCCTGGTGAGCACGTTAGATAAAGGAAAACTTATCGTGCAAACGGCATCCGGTGAACAAACCTTCATCGTTGACGGTGGCGTCGTTGAAGTACTCCAGAACAAAGTACTGGTGCTTGCCGAAGCCGTAGTTGTTTAA